In the Leisingera caerulea DSM 24564 genome, GCGCAGCGGCAGCATGTCCAATTTGAACGATCTTGCGGTGACCGTGAGGATCAGCTCCGCATCATTGCGGTCGCCCATGCCGCGGTTGCCGCTTACGGCGCCCCAAGCCTTTGCAAGCCCCTCTTTCTCCACCAGGCCATCTTCCGTGAGGAAGCGATGCACGAATTTCGAAGCGACGCGCCCGTTGGGAATGGTCACCGGCAGATTTTCCATGTTGACCTTGGATTTGTTCACGACAATCCCGCGATGCACATGGTCGTCCGTATCCCGGTAGAGGGAGACGGTTCCGAGATCGTGGCGGGCGGCCTCGTTGATGGCCTGCAGGATGTTGCCGGACAGGACCTGCACCGGCAGACGGCGGGTCATGAGGCTGTCACGGTCGAATTCCTCGAGGTAGCTTTCCTGGAAGCTTTCCGAGAGGCCCGGCCGGAAGAAGATGCGCTCCATGTCGATGCTGAGGATCCGCGACAGCGAAGTCGTTTCCGGCTTGGCCATGCCCGGCGAGATGGTCTTGATCTTATACGCCGACGGAATGTCGTAGAACATGGGATCGTTCGGCGGCACCAGGCCGACGATGGTCCGGTTGGTGGACGCTTCAACATCGAATTCGGTCGGGAACCGCAGTGAAACGCCCGGCTTCATGTTCTCCAGCAGCCATGCGAGATCCGTGAACCGGGAATGGCGGACGCGGAATTTCTGGCCGACCGCGCCCGGGTTCTCCAGCGCATCTTCCATCGCCACCCCTTCCGGCAGGAACGGCCGCATCAGGATGGGGAGGTTCTGGTAAATGCGGTCTGCCCATGGCTGGAAGCCGTCGGCACCATAAAGGCGGCGGCAGGCTTCTACCTCGGTCACGAGCTTGTCACCGCTCCAGGCCTCTTCATTGAAGTGGTGGATCCCGGTGTGGATGTAGAGCGGCGAGAGGAAGGCGGAGGTGTCCAGATCCCCCTCTTCGGTTTCCATGCCGGAATAGATTGTCGTGGCACGGACTTCGACCTGCCCATCGAGCTGTTTGGGGCGCAACGGGTTTGCATTGCGGCTCTCGAGCTCTTCGATCAGCGCATCGAACTCCATCCGGATCCGCTGGACCAGGTCATCCTGCTCCCGTGCGGTCAGCATGATGGAACGGGCGAGAACCTTGTTTGACAGAGAGTCGATGTCGGTCTTGGCAGTGCCGGACCCGGTATCGACCGCCTCGTTGCCGCGGTTCTGGTTCTGCGGGTCTTCGGCGAATTCCGGGAAGCCAAGGCGGCGGGACAGAGCCGGCATGGACATCAGAACGTTGCGGGTGGCCTCATCGCCAACCTTGTTCAGAAGATCCGGCACGTCATCCAGCAGAAGCGGATGCGAGCGGTTGCCATCAACCGATGCGCCGAGCGACCGCAGTTTGCGGTTACGCTGCTGCAGGATGCGCATTTCCGGTGTCAGGCCGGTCATAACGGATTTGACACGCGGGTTGTGAACCTGGCCATAGCGGTTGCCGCGGCCCTGGCTCTGCACGTATTTGATGACGTCAACAGGCGCTTCCAGCTCCAGCATCGTCCGCGGCCGCTGGTCGGCAAACTTCGGAGATGCGTGGTAGCTGCCACCGGTCGCGCCGGCAGAATTGTAGATCAGGACGTCCAGGCCGCCAGCGTTGAAGTTGTCGACAGTCTCACGGCGGTTGCGCCCCTGACGGCGCTGGATGCGGTTGTCCCGGTAGCACAGCGTGCGGCCGGAGATCTCCCCGACGGTGACACCATTCTGCTCCAGTTTTTCAACCAGCGCATCAATCGGCGAAACCGGAAGGCTGTCCGGAATTTGCTCGATCTGCGCATCGATCATCTCAAAGGTGCGCGCGATATCCGGGTAGACCTCACGCGCATCGCGGAACTCCCCTTCGATTTTCACGCGATACATGCTCGCATGAATACGGCGGATCTGGTCCTTCAGGGTCAGATCAGTCGCCGCGTTCATCGCTTCGACCGAAGTGCGGCCATCCGGCCCTTTCGACAACTCCTGCAGCAAGCTGGTGTTCGTCGAATGGAAGGTGATCAGCGGCTTGCGGCCTTCAGCGATTTCCTGCAGCGCGTCATCGACCACCTGATCGATCTTGATCGCATTCATGGTGATACGGGCCAAGTTCGCCAGAGGGGAGCCCAGTGCAATGGAATACTGGTTCATCTCATTAGTCATGGCCCGCGCCGCTTCACGGGACATCCCCTGCCGCAGCATACCCATGTAGGCAGCCGACTGACGCCGTCCGAGATGCTCCCCGATCTGGCCCGAGCACTCGATCATCAGCTCAACGACCGGCGAGAAGGTGTTCATGATTTCCTGGTAGCGCAGCATCTGCTCGTCGTCGGGCAGAGACACCTGGAAATCGATGTTCGAGAGATCATGGTCGCGCCGCAGAAGAACACCGTCTTCAGCCAGCATGGTGGCAAAAGCCTCCTGGGCGACTTCACCGCCCGACACCATGTTGTCCAGAAGCTCATCGAGGCCAGCATCCGAAGTCTGCGGCAGCAGAGGCTTGTAGAGGTTCATGCCCGAAGGGTCGCGCGACGGCGTTGCGGTGCCGTAGACCACGTTGGCCGGCCCGACCTGGTCCAGCATGTTGCGGACATTGCGCCCCTGCCGGGATTTCGGGTTCAGCGCATTATGCGCCTCATCCAGAATGATCAGGGTGCGCTCATCCACGGCGTTAGCAGCCCAGATCGAAGACGGGTCATCCTCCGCGCCACGGAAGGAAGAGTAGGTGCTGATGATCAGGTTGTTTTCCTCAGGCCATGCCTCAGAGGAAAAGATCTCCTTGCGGCGCGCGGCCGGCGGAGACGTCAGCTCCTGAACAATCTCCTCCCCGGTTTCGGGGTCGATAGTGACATCCCGCATCCGTGTGTTTGCGGTCATGAACAGCGTGCGGCATTCAGGCCAGGCGCCTACATCCTTCAGATCGCGGCCGACATCGGGCGCATTGATTTCGGCACTCTCAGTCAGGTAGAGAACCTTGTTGCGCGGATCTGCGCGCAGATGCTCACGGGCGATTGCGGCCAGAGAGCGCCCTTTGCCCACGCCGGTCTGGTCGGCAAGCAGGAAGCCGCGGCCGCGTTCGCGGGCGTTCATGCGCATGGCAACCGCATCCACCTGCTCCGCAGTCAGGATGTCGCCAAGGCTATCGATCGACTGGCCGAGTGCGGCGGCAACAACCCCGTCCACGCCCCCGCGGTCTTCAAAGTCGCGGCGAACCCGGTCAAGCGCCTTGGAGGTGGCTCCCTCCAGGGCAACCGGGATCATCGTGAAGGGTTCCTTCACGGAAGACAGCGGCTGATAGGGCTTCTGACGCAGGTTTTCTTCACGATCATCCTCAACATCCTTCGCGGAGGCTTCCACCCCGTTGTGGAAATCGCGGATCCTGGCCTGCGAGCGGGAGATCTCGCGCTCCAGGTTCATCAGATCGTCTGTGGTCAGCACGGAGAAGGTGCGCAGCGCAGCCTGCGGCAGAGCATCCAGTGGCTCCGGCCGGCGCTCACCGATCAGCATGATGGTTGATGGATCGCCGTCCTGCATCCCATCCGCAACGGCGGAATTGATTTCGGCCACCACCTCGAGCGCATAATTCCGGCCGACTTCGGCGCGCAACTTCTGCATGGCGTCACTCGAGGCGCTCAGAGGAACGCGGAAAATGGTCCGGCCCGCTGCCGGGCGGCGCGCGAGGACGTTGGAAGCGTAAGCACTGAGGCCGTCGGCAGGCATGCCGCCCAGGTCATGAACCTGGAGCGGCGCATCATCACGGCTGATGCGCGGCATGGCGATGCGCAGGTCATCCGAACCGCGGAAGTCGACCGCGGTTTGACCGCGCACAGCCCGGCGCATGAACGCGATCATCGCTGGCGAAGGCGACAGAACGGAGTCTGGTTCGGACTTCGCCGAAAGAACAAAGCCGGTTGCTGTTGCGATCCGCAGCGCAGCGATGAATTTGTCCCTGGAGGCGTCGTTCTCGATGGCAATGGCAGAGATTTCGCGCAGCATGTGGTAGCGCACCGCCGCATAGACCTCGTCCATTTCCATATCGAGCTGCCCGTGCGGACCCGGCTCGCAGGCGGCTTCAACGACACGGCGGTAATCTGCAGAGTGAAGGGTGCCCCGCGAGCCCATGACGACCAGGCTTGAGGCGATCACCTCAAGGTCTTCCTTCCGCCCCGCACGCAGGAACAGGGTTGCGTTCTCGCCCTCCCCCTCGTGAACAAAGCTGCTCCGGCCGTCTGCCTGGTTCACCCTGCGGAAAAAGCGGCCGGTGCCATCCCGCACAACTTCCTCGCCGCGGATGTTGAGGCCGATCGTTTCGATGTTCTTCGGATCCGGCTGATGGATTTTGGTTTTCGCAATTTGCGCAACAGCTGGCGCCCGTTCGGACAGGTTGATGGTCCATTTGTCGGACAACAGGACATCACGGTCAACCGCAAAGGTCTCACCGCCCAGGGCCGCCGCAAGGGCGTTTGCGCCGAAGGGGATTTTCCCATCCGGGAACAGCATCCGCAGGGTGCCCCGCGTTTTCAGCTCGGTGAAGCCGAAACTCAATGCTTTTTCGCGGATCGTTTCAGCAAGATCCCCTTCGGTGGTGCGCAGCAAGAGACCTTTGGCGCCACCCGGCACCAGCACGCGGCGCAAGATTGCGGCGTTATCGGCAAAACCCACCCAGGCTACAAGGTTCGCACGGTTATTCTCTGGCTGGTTCTGAGTTGCCATATCGATAATCCCTCAAGGTGCTTTGATCAGCGTCGTTTCAGATTTTCGCGTTTCGGGGTGAAAACAGCAAGCCGCTCGGAAGGGGAATAAATCAGGAAAATAGCAATGTTTGTGAAATTCTTTTTGGGGCAAGCGGCAGGCTGCTACAGATGCAGGGCGGCCTTGCGGACAGACATAAAAAAAACCGCCCGAAGGCGGTTTTTCTTTTTCGCATAAAGACCCTGTATCAGGACATTGGCTCGTTGCCGATTTCGTTCAGCATGTCGTCGATGCTTGCGGCTTCCTCGGCCTGGGCTTCCGCCTGTTCCGCCGTCTGCTCAGCCTCGTTTGCAGCAGGCTTCTCAGCTTCAGCCGACTTGGCGGCGGGCGCCTCCTCTTTGGCTTCAGCAGTTGCGACCGGCGCTTTGACCACGGCCAGAACCGCGTCGTGCAGTTCGGTGGCATAGGCCGCACGCAGCTCATCGCAGCACTTCAGCGCCGGATAGGGCGAGCCGTAGCGGTTGGCTTCGTGAGTCTTGGCCGCGAAGAAGTCGCTGCCGCCGTCGAACTTCTGCAGGTGGATGGACGCGTTGTTCCAGGTCATCGAGGGGTGCTTCACCAGCGACACGCCATTGGCCTCGAAGAAGTCCTTCAGGTCGGTGTCGGAAACACCGCGCCAGCCGTCTGCGTGGAACGACGCTTTGGCATCTTCCTTGGCGGAGGACAGGAACGCATCTTTCAGGCGCTCGGCGTATTCAGCCGCGATTTCCAGGTTGCCATCACGGTCCTTGCGGGCCAGCGCGCCGGACAGGCGGATACCCAGGGACGGAGCTTCATAGGCATAGGGGTTGACGGTCATGATCCGGGCTTTTTCGCCAGCAGCTTCGGCTTTCTCGATCGAGGCCTTGGTTTCCTCGGCCGACTTCGGGCCGACGGTGATGTTGCGGACGGGCACGATGGTCAGGCCCTGGGTCGACAGGATATTGCTGAAGATTTCCTTCGCTTCCGGGTCCAGATCCTCGATCAGGCTCGCGGCGAATTCGATCGGGTCCTTGTGGACATAGGTGTCGCCTTCACGCTTGCCCGGCAGATAGTAGGACATGGTCGCGAAACCTTCGGAGGTATCGACAACCATCGCCGAACGGCTCGAAGCGAAGGCGTCGGCCAGCGCGTCGCGCATTTCGTCCAGGCTGGTGACCTTCTGCTCGTTGTCGCGCTTCAGCACGCGCAGAGAGATGATCGGCTGATCGTTCGAGTTCGTGCGGCCGGTGTCGTAATAGGACACCTGCTGGTCTGCCAGCAGCTCGTGCTCATCGCCGGGGTTCTTGATCCAGGCGTTGGTCCATTTCGACTTGTAGGTGCCGTCGTTCTGCGCCGAAACGGAGTCAAAGCGCAGGATGCCGCCGACGGGGGTGTAGGAGGAGGTCTGTGCCTTCGATTCCTTCTCGAAGTCCTTGACCTTCTTGTTGCCGGGATCGATGTCGATCTCCTGGCCGGCGATCGGGCCGCTCAGGACCTCAACCTTGATGGTCTTCTCGCCGTACTCGAGTACCTTGCCCACCATATTGGCGCTGCCGCGCAGCGTGCGCGGGGTGTTCTTACGCATGGACTTGTTCAGGGCTTTCAGCAGGGTCGACATTTAGGTTTTCCTTTTTTCGCATCAGTAGTCGTCCTAACGCGGCACAAGGCCGTCGTTGACAAGGCGAGAATTAATCAGGTTCAAGAAAAGCGCAATGCGAAAAATATTCGTTGAGATGTTTTTTTCGCAAATTCGCCCCGGCCGCGCGGGCCGGGGCGATCACCGCAGATCACGCGGTCTGTTTGCGGCGGCTGCCGCTGGACTTCTTTGCGCCGCCCATCATCTTGTCGATGAATGCGGAACAGTCCTTCATGTTCTTCTTGACCGCTGCCGGCAGGTCCACATTGTTTTCTTCGGCAAGCTTGGTGGCAAAGGCGAGCTGTTTTTCGGATGGCGGCCGGGGCGGCGCCTTCTTCATCGCGGCATCAATCCAGGCCGACAGCGCCTTTGAGGATTCCTTGGCATCGTCCGGAACCTGCGTGCCCGCCTCGCCTGCAAGCTTGGCGGCCAGGGCAAGCTGCTTCTCCGAGGGCGGATAGGTTCCGCCTTGCCCCGCGGGGGCGTTCGGGTCACGCTTGGGAAGATGCTCTTCAAGGAATGCCCGGCACACGGAAGCATCCGTTGTGCATTTCGCAGGAAGCTTGATCTTCTTGCGCTCAGAGACTGCCTTTGCCGCAGCAACCATCTTGGGGCTTGGCTTCACCGTCTTGCCGATCGTGATGCTCACCGATCCGGACGCGTTGGTGATATTCTGGATCTCCTTCTTTGTCTCCTGGAAGATTTTCTCCAGGGCATCCTCTGCGGCCAGCCTCCCCTGCTCCACGAGATCGAAGATCGTCTCCCAGATCGCTGTGCGTGCCGGATCGACGACATTCGGGCAGGCTTGCATGAGCGCTTTGTAAAGCCGCATGCCGCCCTCTGTCGGGATGAAGCTCTTACCCTTCATCTTGACCTGCCCCTGCTCGATGAGCCCCTTCACAACATCACCGCGTGTCGCGGGTGTTCCGATGCCCTTGGCCGCCTTAAGCCGCTCGCGGTTCGGGCCGGGCGGCACCAGGCGCCAGGCCTCCTGCATCAGCTTGATCAGGCTGCCTTCGGTATACCGCGCAGGAGGCTTGGTCGTCACAGTGCGCAGCTTTGCGCTTTCGACGTTTCCTTTTTCGCCAGCATTGATGGCCGGAAGCTCCTGCTCGCCATCTTTCGCAGATGAGCCCGCGCCGCCAAGGATCTCTTTCCAGCCTGGAACCAGCGGGACCCGCCCGGATGTCCGGAAGTCCCAGTCATGCCCTTTCCAGGGGAACCGCATCTCGATGGTGGTTTGGCGGTACTCAAAATCAGGTGCCAGCGCCGCAAGGTACTGGCGGACGATGACATCAAACAGTTTCGCTTCATCCTGCGTCAGGCTTGGCACGGTCG is a window encoding:
- a CDS encoding strawberry notch C-terminal domain-containing protein; this translates as MATQNQPENNRANLVAWVGFADNAAILRRVLVPGGAKGLLLRTTEGDLAETIREKALSFGFTELKTRGTLRMLFPDGKIPFGANALAAALGGETFAVDRDVLLSDKWTINLSERAPAVAQIAKTKIHQPDPKNIETIGLNIRGEEVVRDGTGRFFRRVNQADGRSSFVHEGEGENATLFLRAGRKEDLEVIASSLVVMGSRGTLHSADYRRVVEAACEPGPHGQLDMEMDEVYAAVRYHMLREISAIAIENDASRDKFIAALRIATATGFVLSAKSEPDSVLSPSPAMIAFMRRAVRGQTAVDFRGSDDLRIAMPRISRDDAPLQVHDLGGMPADGLSAYASNVLARRPAAGRTIFRVPLSASSDAMQKLRAEVGRNYALEVVAEINSAVADGMQDGDPSTIMLIGERRPEPLDALPQAALRTFSVLTTDDLMNLEREISRSQARIRDFHNGVEASAKDVEDDREENLRQKPYQPLSSVKEPFTMIPVALEGATSKALDRVRRDFEDRGGVDGVVAAALGQSIDSLGDILTAEQVDAVAMRMNARERGRGFLLADQTGVGKGRSLAAIAREHLRADPRNKVLYLTESAEINAPDVGRDLKDVGAWPECRTLFMTANTRMRDVTIDPETGEEIVQELTSPPAARRKEIFSSEAWPEENNLIISTYSSFRGAEDDPSSIWAANAVDERTLIILDEAHNALNPKSRQGRNVRNMLDQVGPANVVYGTATPSRDPSGMNLYKPLLPQTSDAGLDELLDNMVSGGEVAQEAFATMLAEDGVLLRRDHDLSNIDFQVSLPDDEQMLRYQEIMNTFSPVVELMIECSGQIGEHLGRRQSAAYMGMLRQGMSREAARAMTNEMNQYSIALGSPLANLARITMNAIKIDQVVDDALQEIAEGRKPLITFHSTNTSLLQELSKGPDGRTSVEAMNAATDLTLKDQIRRIHASMYRVKIEGEFRDAREVYPDIARTFEMIDAQIEQIPDSLPVSPIDALVEKLEQNGVTVGEISGRTLCYRDNRIQRRQGRNRRETVDNFNAGGLDVLIYNSAGATGGSYHASPKFADQRPRTMLELEAPVDVIKYVQSQGRGNRYGQVHNPRVKSVMTGLTPEMRILQQRNRKLRSLGASVDGNRSHPLLLDDVPDLLNKVGDEATRNVLMSMPALSRRLGFPEFAEDPQNQNRGNEAVDTGSGTAKTDIDSLSNKVLARSIMLTAREQDDLVQRIRMEFDALIEELESRNANPLRPKQLDGQVEVRATTIYSGMETEEGDLDTSAFLSPLYIHTGIHHFNEEAWSGDKLVTEVEACRRLYGADGFQPWADRIYQNLPILMRPFLPEGVAMEDALENPGAVGQKFRVRHSRFTDLAWLLENMKPGVSLRFPTEFDVEASTNRTIVGLVPPNDPMFYDIPSAYKIKTISPGMAKPETTSLSRILSIDMERIFFRPGLSESFQESYLEEFDRDSLMTRRLPVQVLSGNILQAINEAARHDLGTVSLYRDTDDHVHRGIVVNKSKVNMENLPVTIPNGRVASKFVHRFLTEDGLVEKEGLAKAWGAVSGNRGMGDRNDAELILTVTARSFKLDMLPLRRTTYDFYAERPGLYELMYNKPLPARSEAPAKAYRRPGTKGDHIVHIRFESDEERQRALAILEALDVPLLTDGKFRNLINSAINEVDQPGATEHSFDAAPEAGEEAAAHQECPQGHDEAAVEPEEEAEELSFETVEWR